From the Spiroplasma chrysopicola DF-1 genome, one window contains:
- the parC gene encoding DNA topoisomerase IV subunit A produces the protein MSDNVKPENLIYTLNDIMEDRFGRYAKYIIQDRALPDVRDGLKPVQRRILFAMNELNLTFNSSYKKSARIVGEVIGKYHPHGDTSVYDAMVRLSQDWKVRYPLIDMHGNNGSIDGDPAAAMRYTETRLSEVASYLLQDLEKATVAFIPNFDDSEQEPVVLPALFPNLLINGATGIAAGYATNIPPHNLPEIIDATIFYLSKPTCRLSELLKFIKGPDFPTGGIVQGKQGIIDAYQTGKGKIIIRSKITNENNNLVITEIPYEVVKQDLVKKIDDIKYNEPGLNIKEVRDETDRTGLRIVIELSKQANYETVRKYLLKNTNLQVSYNFNIVGIANKQPKLLGLKEILGYYVAHQQEIVTNRSKFELAKANKRLEIVDGLIKTVSILDEVIAVIRHSKDRQDAIKNLVAKFSFTQLQAEAIVQLRLYRLTSTDILQLQAEQKELKNLIKELEAILSDINKLNSVIVDQLTLIKTKFNTLRRTLIEEEIETIEIEKTETIIEKDLNIWVSYDGYIKALENNQLARLANEDFKRKPNDIWIADLQANTLDKLLLITSKGNYVIIPIYKIKVSKIKDIGEHVNTISELPGEEKIIGCYLLNDFNKPDIYIMLATKNGMIKKTAVIDFMATRISKAIRAINLKGDDEVVNTQLVTKQPYIIIATANGFAVKYKASEIPTLGLRTGGVKAINLKDDIVVNAGYCKDDSIFLLTDQGTAKRLATTELALSARPIKGTRLFKQNKKYPELVKWLFIAKNKDTLNVLNANDEINVFKVDKLPVSGLALPAGEFELKNIINAVIPTFYDLKQIPSVVSPTVNHSEPKHPSQVRVKKAIVANQKQSKSSITPGKSPIATPNKVVSEKEAIKEQSPVSKNDDEVDLNPQQKIMIDLNDSVKKDDKITSNNVSPIPVVEKEKPEVKIKDSVVTVNHIDSHDDIIVKKQTGTTTVEKLLAKKEEKKQQLKSAKTISPTPEVVKESEIKEDNKDVSSTEFKLKSFGKVTTTVGKLLAKKEEEKQQLKSAKTISPTPETVKEPEIKEDNKDVSSTKFKLKSFGKVTTTVEKLVTKKTINSKSPGPEKLIKVDFTNKKPTSKKVDKTQFKNDLAIGETKELQITLDDLLKEKK, from the coding sequence GTGAGTGATAATGTTAAACCAGAAAATTTAATTTATACTTTAAATGATATTATGGAAGACCGCTTTGGTCGTTATGCCAAATACATTATTCAAGATCGAGCTTTGCCTGATGTTCGTGATGGTTTAAAACCGGTTCAACGTCGGATTCTTTTTGCGATGAATGAATTAAATTTAACTTTTAATTCTAGCTATAAAAAATCAGCGCGGATTGTTGGGGAAGTAATTGGGAAGTATCACCCGCATGGCGATACTTCTGTTTATGATGCTATGGTTCGTTTATCACAAGATTGAAAAGTGCGTTATCCATTAATTGATATGCATGGGAACAATGGTTCAATTGATGGGGACCCAGCAGCAGCGATGCGTTATACTGAGACAAGATTAAGTGAAGTTGCTAGTTATTTATTACAAGATTTAGAAAAAGCAACCGTTGCTTTTATCCCAAACTTTGATGATTCTGAACAAGAGCCAGTTGTTTTACCAGCGTTATTCCCAAACCTATTAATTAATGGGGCGACAGGAATTGCGGCAGGATATGCGACAAATATCCCTCCACATAATTTACCAGAAATTATTGATGCAACAATTTTCTATTTATCAAAACCAACTTGTCGTTTATCAGAGTTATTAAAATTTATTAAGGGTCCTGATTTTCCAACCGGGGGAATTGTCCAAGGAAAACAAGGAATCATTGATGCTTATCAAACGGGAAAAGGAAAAATTATCATTCGTAGTAAAATTACAAATGAAAATAATAATTTAGTTATTACCGAAATCCCTTATGAAGTTGTTAAACAAGACTTGGTTAAGAAAATTGATGATATTAAATATAATGAACCAGGATTAAATATTAAAGAAGTTCGGGATGAAACAGATCGAACAGGATTACGAATTGTTATTGAATTAAGTAAACAAGCAAATTATGAAACAGTGCGAAAATATTTATTAAAAAATACTAATTTACAAGTTTCATATAATTTTAATATTGTTGGAATTGCTAATAAGCAACCAAAATTACTAGGATTAAAAGAAATCCTTGGTTACTATGTTGCTCACCAACAAGAGATTGTTACAAACCGTTCAAAATTTGAACTAGCAAAAGCAAATAAACGATTAGAAATTGTTGATGGTTTAATTAAAACAGTTAGCATTTTAGACGAAGTAATTGCTGTCATTCGTCATTCTAAAGATCGCCAAGATGCCATTAAAAATTTAGTGGCAAAGTTTTCATTTACACAATTACAAGCTGAAGCAATTGTTCAGTTACGTTTATACCGTTTAACATCAACAGATATTTTACAATTACAAGCTGAACAAAAAGAATTAAAAAATTTAATTAAAGAATTAGAAGCAATTTTAAGTGATATTAATAAATTAAATAGTGTTATTGTTGATCAATTAACATTAATCAAAACAAAGTTTAATACTCTTCGTCGCACTTTAATTGAAGAAGAGATTGAAACAATTGAAATTGAAAAAACCGAAACAATTATTGAAAAAGATTTAAATATTTGAGTATCATATGATGGTTATATTAAAGCATTAGAGAATAATCAACTAGCACGTTTAGCAAATGAAGATTTTAAACGTAAGCCAAATGATATTTGAATTGCTGATTTGCAAGCTAATACATTAGACAAATTATTATTAATAACTTCAAAAGGAAATTATGTTATTATTCCGATTTATAAAATTAAGGTTTCAAAAATTAAAGATATTGGTGAACATGTTAATACAATTTCAGAATTACCTGGAGAAGAAAAAATTATTGGCTGTTACTTATTAAATGACTTTAATAAACCTGATATTTATATTATGTTAGCCACAAAAAATGGGATGATTAAAAAAACAGCCGTTATTGATTTTATGGCAACGCGAATTAGTAAAGCAATTCGTGCCATTAACTTAAAAGGTGATGATGAAGTTGTTAACACCCAATTAGTGACAAAACAACCATATATTATTATTGCAACAGCAAATGGCTTTGCTGTTAAATATAAAGCTAGTGAAATCCCGACTTTAGGGTTACGAACAGGTGGGGTTAAGGCGATTAATTTAAAAGATGATATTGTCGTTAATGCTGGATATTGTAAAGATGACTCAATTTTCTTGTTGACCGATCAGGGAACTGCAAAACGATTAGCAACAACTGAATTAGCGTTATCAGCTCGACCAATCAAAGGGACTCGTCTTTTTAAACAAAATAAAAAATATCCCGAATTAGTTAAATGATTATTTATTGCAAAAAATAAAGATACATTAAATGTTCTAAATGCTAATGATGAAATTAATGTTTTTAAAGTTGATAAATTGCCTGTTTCAGGGTTAGCGTTACCAGCTGGTGAATTTGAGCTAAAAAACATTATCAATGCAGTAATTCCAACATTTTATGATTTAAAACAAATCCCCTCGGTTGTTAGTCCGACTGTAAATCATAGTGAGCCAAAGCATCCTAGCCAAGTTAGGGTTAAAAAAGCGATTGTAGCAAATCAAAAGCAAAGTAAATCATCAATAACACCAGGAAAAAGTCCAATTGCAACGCCAAATAAAGTAGTAAGCGAAAAAGAAGCAATCAAAGAGCAATCACCTGTTAGTAAAAATGATGATGAAGTTGACCTTAACCCGCAACAAAAGATAATGATAGATTTAAACGATTCTGTTAAAAAAGACGATAAAATAACTAGTAATAATGTTTCACCAATACCAGTAGTTGAAAAAGAAAAACCAGAAGTAAAAATTAAAGATTCGGTTGTCACAGTTAATCATATTGATAGTCATGATGATATTATTGTAAAAAAACAAACTGGCACAACGACAGTTGAAAAATTATTAGCTAAAAAAGAAGAAAAAAAACAGCAGCTAAAATCTGCGAAAACTATTTCACCAACACCTGAAGTTGTTAAAGAATCAGAAATAAAAGAGGATAACAAAGATGTTAGTTCAACTGAATTTAAGTTAAAATCATTTGGAAAAGTAACAACAACGGTTGGGAAATTATTAGCTAAAAAAGAAGAAGAAAAACAGCAGCTAAAATCTGCGAAAACTATTTCACCAACACCTGAAACTGTTAAAGAACCAGAAATAAAAGAGGATAACAAAGATGTTAGTTCAACTAAATTTAAGTTAAAATCATTTGGAAAAGTAACAACGACAGTTGAAAAGTTAGTTACTAAAAAGACAATAAACTCTAAATCACCAGGACCGGAAAAATTAATTAAAGTTGATTTTACCAATAAAAAACCAACTAGCAAAAAAGTTGATAAAACGCAATTTAAAAATGATTTGGCAATTGGTGAAACAAAAGAATTGCAAATTACCCTTGATGATTTATTAAAAGAGAAAAAATAG
- the parE gene encoding DNA topoisomerase IV subunit B — MSEQTKKTNYDESSIQILEGLAAVRKRPGMYIGSTDIRGLHHLVWEIVDNSIDEALAGFCNEINVIIHKDNSITVQDNGRGVPIGKHSSGKSTPEVIFSILHAGGKFGGDGYKTAGGLHGVGSSVVNALSVNFNVVIYRDKKISEIKFEHGGKLSQKLTTVGTTTKTGTKVHFVPDPEIFKVIDFSFSTISERIRESAFLNSGLKITLHDERTQKDVEYLFNNGLEEFITFMNEGKKTITPIMLLKGNEKNIDVEIAIQYSTEFNENLLSFANNVKTSEGGSHVVGFRSGLTRVINDYARKEEGLLKEKDKNLDSTDTREGLTAIISVKVPENLIQYEGQTKGKLGTVDAKSAVESIVTSQFSFWMTENKTSAYGIIEKALLARNAREEARKAREAARGNKKKNSERLLTGKLTPAQSKNKLDNELFLVEGDSAGGSAKLGRDRKFQAILPLRGKVINAEKSKLEDLLKNEEINVMINAIGAGVGTEFDLDDANYGKIIIMTDADTDGAHIQTLLLTFFYRYMKDLIENNRVYIALPPLFKIFNTKTKQIDYAWDENELKAKLKTIKDKFELQRYKGLGEMNAEQLWETTMDPTTRQLIAVTIDDALLADKKVVTLMGDDAKKRKEWIDENVKFTLEDDFPTIIQQ; from the coding sequence ATGAGTGAGCAAACAAAAAAAACAAATTATGATGAATCTTCAATTCAGATTTTAGAAGGTTTAGCTGCTGTTCGTAAGCGCCCAGGGATGTATATTGGTTCAACTGATATTCGTGGCTTACATCATTTAGTTTGAGAAATCGTTGATAACTCAATTGATGAAGCCTTAGCTGGTTTTTGTAATGAAATTAATGTCATAATTCATAAGGATAATTCAATTACTGTTCAAGATAATGGGCGGGGAGTCCCAATTGGTAAACATAGTTCGGGAAAATCAACCCCAGAAGTAATTTTTTCGATTTTACATGCTGGTGGTAAATTTGGCGGTGATGGTTATAAAACTGCTGGAGGCTTACATGGGGTAGGTTCTTCAGTTGTTAATGCGTTATCAGTTAACTTTAATGTTGTGATTTATCGTGATAAAAAAATTAGTGAAATTAAATTTGAACATGGGGGAAAACTAAGCCAAAAATTAACAACAGTTGGAACAACAACGAAAACAGGAACAAAAGTTCATTTTGTTCCCGATCCAGAGATTTTTAAAGTAATTGATTTTTCTTTTTCAACAATTTCTGAACGAATTCGTGAATCAGCCTTTTTAAATAGTGGGTTAAAAATAACATTACACGATGAACGTACCCAAAAAGATGTTGAATATCTTTTCAATAACGGTTTAGAAGAATTTATTACCTTTATGAATGAAGGTAAAAAAACAATTACGCCAATTATGTTATTAAAAGGTAATGAAAAAAATATTGATGTTGAAATTGCAATTCAATATTCAACAGAATTTAATGAAAACCTCTTGAGTTTTGCCAATAATGTTAAAACAAGTGAAGGTGGTTCACATGTCGTTGGATTCCGTAGTGGTTTAACAAGGGTAATTAATGACTATGCCCGTAAAGAAGAAGGGTTATTAAAAGAAAAAGATAAAAACTTAGATTCAACTGATACGCGAGAAGGTTTAACAGCAATTATTTCAGTCAAAGTCCCAGAAAATTTAATTCAATATGAAGGACAAACAAAGGGAAAATTAGGAACTGTTGATGCCAAAAGTGCAGTTGAAAGCATTGTTACTAGTCAATTTAGTTTTTGAATGACCGAAAATAAAACTAGTGCTTATGGAATTATTGAAAAAGCCTTATTGGCTCGTAATGCTCGTGAAGAAGCCCGTAAGGCGCGTGAAGCTGCTCGTGGTAATAAGAAAAAAAATTCGGAGCGTTTATTGACAGGAAAATTAACACCAGCCCAAAGTAAAAATAAATTAGATAATGAATTATTTTTAGTTGAAGGGGATTCAGCTGGGGGTAGTGCGAAATTAGGACGAGACCGAAAATTCCAAGCAATTTTACCATTACGAGGAAAAGTTATTAATGCCGAAAAATCAAAACTAGAAGATTTATTAAAAAATGAAGAAATTAATGTGATGATTAATGCCATTGGAGCAGGGGTTGGAACTGAATTTGACCTTGATGATGCCAATTATGGTAAGATCATTATTATGACCGATGCTGATACGGATGGGGCTCATATTCAAACACTATTATTAACATTCTTTTATCGTTATATGAAAGATTTAATTGAAAACAATCGTGTTTATATTGCTTTACCACCATTATTTAAAATTTTTAATACTAAAACAAAGCAAATTGATTATGCTTGAGATGAGAACGAATTAAAAGCAAAACTAAAAACAATTAAAGATAAATTTGAATTACAACGTTATAAAGGATTAGGAGAAATGAATGCCGAGCAATTATGAGAAACAACAATGGACCCAACCACACGCCAATTAATTGCCGTAACAATTGATGATGCTTTATTAGCTGATAAAAAAGTTGTAACCTTGATGGGTGATGACGCCAAAAAACGAAAAGAATGAATTGATGAAAATGTTAAATTTACTTTAGAAGATGATTTTCCAACAATTATTCAACAGTAA
- the plsY gene encoding glycerol-3-phosphate 1-O-acyltransferase PlsY, producing the protein MDIFGIIGTIIGSIIAYLIGSFSWSILISKLMYKVDVRDYYSKNAGATNTTRVLGKKWGLAVTFLDMGKVIVTMFIVFGISCININDVNFEATSYYIPAFFVLIGHCYPIYYRFKGGKTVASFGGLLLMANPYLFLIAAGTWWITIFIWKRVSVSSILAVFLVACLCWIPQISGINVINFDGSLLADSKIIWFNQFHHLANNYNNYYDSLALINIVIVLGAILSIARHHQNIARLLKGTEPTFDFKKKSSLASGEISRGDKKPKKVANQTNNKEPEIVSKK; encoded by the coding sequence ATGGATATTTTTGGTATTATTGGCACAATTATTGGGTCAATTATCGCTTATTTAATTGGTTCTTTTAGTTGATCAATTTTAATTAGTAAATTAATGTATAAAGTTGATGTCCGAGATTATTATTCAAAAAATGCGGGGGCAACAAATACAACCCGCGTTTTAGGAAAAAAATGAGGATTAGCAGTAACTTTCTTAGACATGGGAAAAGTAATTGTGACAATGTTTATTGTCTTTGGAATTAGTTGCATTAATATTAATGATGTTAATTTTGAGGCAACTAGTTATTATATTCCTGCTTTCTTTGTTTTAATTGGACATTGTTATCCAATTTATTACCGTTTTAAAGGAGGCAAAACAGTTGCTTCATTTGGGGGATTATTATTAATGGCAAACCCTTATTTGTTCTTAATTGCCGCAGGAACTTGATGAATTACAATTTTTATTTGAAAACGGGTTTCGGTTTCGTCAATTCTAGCAGTATTTTTAGTAGCTTGTTTATGCTGGATACCACAAATTAGTGGTATTAATGTTATTAATTTTGATGGAAGCTTATTAGCTGATTCAAAAATTATTTGATTTAACCAATTTCACCACCTTGCTAATAATTATAATAACTACTATGATAGTTTAGCATTAATTAATATTGTTATTGTTTTAGGAGCAATTTTATCAATTGCTCGCCACCATCAAAATATTGCCCGTTTATTAAAAGGAACAGAACCAACATTTGATTTCAAGAAAAAATCATCTTTAGCCAGCGGGGAAATTAGCCGTGGGGACAAGAAACCAAAAAAAGTCGCAAATCAAACAAATAACAAAGAACCAGAAATTGTTTCAAAAAAATAA
- the typA gene encoding translational GTPase TypA, whose protein sequence is MEHKKIINIAVIAHVDAGKSTLVDALLQQSGVFHENAQIVDLIMDSDALEKERGITIYAKNCAINYRNYKINIVDTPGHADFSSEIERIIKTVDTVILLVDSSEGPMPQTRFVLQKSLELGLRPILLINKIDKKDQRAAEVVNEALELFMNLGATDEQLDFPVLYGIAKQGIVQKELTDQGENLIPLFETIINHVTPYPDLTSEPLRMQVSSLAFDEYIGRLGIGRLFAGTISDGQEVAIVKNDGQLAKGKITGVFIYEGLKRIKKETAVAGDIVIIAGISDISIGDTICDKNNVVAMEPITIEEPTLAMNFLVNKSPFAGKEGKFVTTRNIKERLEKELEVNVGLRVQPLSESSVDGFRVSGRGELHLSILLENLRREGFELAVSKPEVLLRRDDSNVLLEPMEEVIITVPDEYSGTVIGKLNLRKGTMLNMDMVGTHTKITYSIPTRGLIGYQREFINATHGEGILVRKFSGYEQYKGEIPSRGNGVLIANEFGITAAYALGALEERGSLFVNPGTKVYEGMIVGIHSRSNDLVVNPCKNKKLTNTRSAGNDDAIRLSPPIIMNLEESLEFIENDELVEITPLSIRLRKKWLNASERKQYEKQEQTPVE, encoded by the coding sequence ATGGAACATAAAAAAATTATTAATATTGCCGTGATTGCCCATGTTGATGCTGGAAAATCAACATTAGTTGATGCTTTATTACAACAAAGTGGAGTTTTTCATGAGAATGCTCAAATTGTTGACTTGATAATGGATAGCGATGCCTTAGAAAAAGAACGGGGAATTACAATTTATGCAAAAAACTGTGCAATTAACTATCGTAATTATAAAATCAATATTGTTGATACCCCTGGCCATGCTGATTTTTCATCAGAAATTGAGCGAATTATTAAAACAGTTGATACAGTAATCTTATTAGTTGATTCAAGTGAAGGGCCAATGCCACAAACGCGTTTTGTACTGCAAAAATCGTTAGAATTAGGGTTACGTCCAATTTTATTAATTAATAAAATTGATAAAAAAGATCAAAGGGCAGCTGAAGTTGTTAATGAAGCGTTAGAATTATTTATGAATTTAGGAGCAACTGACGAACAATTAGACTTCCCAGTTTTATATGGAATTGCTAAACAAGGAATTGTGCAAAAAGAATTAACCGATCAAGGAGAAAACTTAATTCCGTTATTTGAAACAATTATTAATCATGTTACGCCGTATCCTGATTTAACTAGTGAACCGTTAAGAATGCAAGTTAGTTCCTTAGCTTTTGATGAATATATCGGTCGGTTAGGAATTGGGCGCTTATTTGCTGGCACAATTAGTGATGGTCAAGAAGTGGCAATTGTTAAAAATGATGGACAATTAGCAAAAGGGAAAATTACTGGCGTGTTTATTTATGAAGGATTAAAACGAATTAAAAAAGAAACAGCTGTTGCTGGTGATATTGTTATTATTGCTGGAATTAGTGATATTTCGATTGGGGATACAATTTGTGATAAAAATAATGTTGTCGCAATGGAACCAATTACAATTGAAGAACCAACATTAGCAATGAACTTTTTAGTTAATAAATCACCATTTGCTGGAAAAGAAGGAAAGTTTGTTACAACACGTAATATTAAAGAACGTTTAGAAAAAGAATTAGAAGTTAACGTGGGATTACGTGTCCAACCTTTAAGTGAATCAAGTGTTGATGGTTTCCGTGTTTCAGGACGAGGGGAATTACATTTATCGATTTTATTAGAAAATCTTCGTCGAGAAGGTTTTGAACTAGCTGTTTCAAAACCAGAGGTTCTTCTTCGCCGTGATGATAGTAATGTTTTATTAGAACCAATGGAAGAAGTGATTATTACTGTTCCCGATGAATATTCAGGAACAGTAATTGGAAAATTAAATTTACGTAAAGGAACAATGTTAAATATGGATATGGTTGGAACCCATACTAAAATTACATATAGTATTCCAACCCGTGGATTAATTGGGTATCAACGTGAATTTATTAATGCGACCCATGGCGAAGGAATCTTAGTTCGTAAGTTTAGTGGTTATGAACAATATAAAGGCGAAATCCCTAGTCGTGGTAATGGGGTATTAATTGCGAATGAATTCGGGATAACTGCTGCATATGCTTTAGGGGCATTAGAAGAACGGGGAAGTTTATTTGTTAACCCAGGAACAAAAGTCTATGAAGGAATGATTGTTGGAATTCATAGTCGTAGTAATGATTTAGTAGTTAATCCATGTAAAAATAAAAAGTTAACTAACACTAGATCAGCTGGAAATGATGATGCAATTCGTTTATCACCACCAATCATTATGAATTTAGAAGAATCATTAGAATTTATTGAAAATGACGAACTAGTTGAAATTACGCCATTAAGTATTCGTTTACGTAAGAAATGATTAAATGCTAGTGAACGAAAACAATATGAAAAACAAGAGCAAACACCAGTTGAATAA